The region GTCGACCGGGCAGATTACCTGGCGCCGCTTTCCAACAGCCTCTGCTACGTGCTCGCGGCCGAAAAATTGCTCGGCATCGACGGGCAGATCCCGGTTCGCGCACAAGTGCTGCGTGTGATATTCACGGAGTTGACGCGCATCGCGAGCCACTTGGTCCAGCTCGGCACGCACGCGATGGATCTGGGCGCGCAATCCATTTTCATGTATGCGTTCGAGATGCGCGAGCAGATCTTGCGCATCATGGAGTTCGTCACGGGCGCACGCATGCACCAGTCGTGGTTCCGCATCGGCGGCCTCGCGCTCGATGTGCCGGTCGGCTTCATCGACTTGCTCGATAAGTTCATCGAGTCGTTTCCCGAGCGGCTCAGCGACATGCGCGCGATTCTCGAAAAGAACGTCATCATCATGGATCGGTTGATCGGCGTCGGCCGGATCTCTGCCGAAGATGCGATCGCGTGGGGATTGACGGGCCCGAATCTGCGCGGCAGCGGCGTGGCGTACGATGTGCGCAAAGCACTGCCGTATAGCGGATACGAGAATTACG is a window of Candidatus Eremiobacteraceae bacterium DNA encoding:
- a CDS encoding NADH-quinone oxidoreductase subunit D; this encodes MSTLDLSRLESSPDLLISQGDDRDSLVISMGPQHPSTHGVLRVMLKLDGETVISSESEIGFLHTGIEKQAENLFWQQTVTVVDRADYLAPLSNSLCYVLAAEKLLGIDGQIPVRAQVLRVIFTELTRIASHLVQLGTHAMDLGAQSIFMYAFEMREQILRIMEFVTGARMHQSWFRIGGLALDVPVGFIDLLDKFIESFPERLSDMRAILEKNVIIMDRLIGVGRISAEDAIAWGLTGPNLRGSGVAYDVRKALPYSGYENYDFDICVHDGGDCYSRFVVRLNEMYQAWRIIKQGRDRFPGGPVVIDDPKIVPPAKTVIQHSMEALIH